A window from uncultured Desulfobacter sp. encodes these proteins:
- a CDS encoding restriction endonuclease subunit S — protein MIVPNLLPPNWISAPLKRFLAIRSGDMISATEECDGDIPIYGGNGIRGYTDKINTKAPAIVIGRVGAKCGNIHLVLKDFWASEHAFVVYPNKKFSLRYGMYLLTALNLNQYAIRTAQPLLNTEAVVTQNSSWPVSFEKQSIIANYLDKKTAEIDRLITAKKNLLSLLDEKKQAVIAHAVTRGLDPDVGLKDSGIPWLGLIPEHWKVERVTNYFEERDDRCRPELPLLVVSIHSGVSLRKLSQDKIEQRAEDYNSYKVALKNDIVFNKMRMWQGAVGAVPCDGLVSPDYVVAYPSEHINSNFFGMLFKTGRFSDECGSRSHGIVWDRLRLYWDEFKDISIPIPPLEEQQQIVIKVKRQTAQISDLKKATEKTISLLQERRAALISAAVTGKIDQEVLDAG, from the coding sequence ATGATTGTTCCGAACCTCTTACCTCCTAATTGGATAAGTGCTCCTTTAAAAAGATTTTTAGCGATCAGAAGTGGGGATATGATTTCTGCTACTGAAGAATGTGACGGTGATATTCCGATATATGGCGGTAATGGCATCCGTGGTTATACAGACAAAATTAACACAAAAGCGCCTGCTATAGTAATAGGTAGAGTTGGAGCCAAATGCGGTAATATTCACTTGGTTCTAAAGGACTTTTGGGCATCAGAGCACGCATTCGTTGTTTATCCAAACAAAAAGTTTTCCTTACGTTATGGTATGTATCTTTTAACTGCTCTTAATCTGAATCAATACGCAATACGAACTGCTCAACCACTTTTAAACACTGAGGCTGTAGTCACTCAGAATAGTAGCTGGCCAGTGTCTTTTGAAAAACAATCAATTATCGCAAACTATCTTGATAAAAAAACAGCAGAGATAGACCGACTAATAACAGCCAAAAAAAATCTTCTCTCGTTGTTGGATGAGAAAAAACAGGCCGTGATTGCCCATGCAGTCACACGTGGGCTTGACCCTGATGTTGGCCTAAAGGATTCCGGCATTCCCTGGCTAGGGTTGATTCCTGAGCATTGGAAAGTAGAACGTGTAACTAATTATTTTGAGGAAAGGGATGACCGGTGTCGACCTGAGCTGCCCTTATTAGTGGTTTCTATTCATAGTGGTGTGAGTTTACGTAAGTTATCTCAAGACAAGATTGAACAACGGGCAGAAGATTATAACAGCTATAAAGTGGCACTCAAAAATGATATCGTTTTTAATAAAATGCGTATGTGGCAAGGGGCTGTAGGGGCTGTTCCATGTGACGGTCTTGTAAGCCCAGATTATGTTGTTGCATATCCAAGTGAACACATTAATTCAAATTTTTTTGGTATGTTATTTAAAACTGGCCGATTTAGTGATGAATGCGGGAGTCGTTCTCATGGAATAGTATGGGATCGTTTGAGATTATACTGGGATGAATTTAAAGACATATCAATACCTATTCCACCATTAGAAGAGCAGCAACAAATCGTTATTAAAGTCAAACGACAAACTGCTCAAATATCTGACTTAAAAAAAGCCACTGAAAAAACAATATCCCTTCTTCAAGAGAGACGTGCAGCCTTGATATCTGCTGCTGTCACCGGAAAAATAGACCAGGAGGTTCTTGATGCGGGTTAA